The DNA segment GATCCTCAGCGCGGCGATGGACACCGTTACCGAATGGGAGATGGCCGTAGCGATGGCAAGGGAGGGCGGCCTGGGGGTCATCCACAGGAACATGAGCGTTGGGGAGCAGGCCGAGATGGTCAGAAAGGTCAAGCGCGCCGAGCGCTTCATCGTCGAGGACGTTATCACCATAGGCCCCGATGAAACGCTTGATTACGCGCTCTTCCTCATGGAGAGAAACGACATCGACGGTCTTCCGGTCGTTGGTGAGGACGGCAGAATAGTCGGCATCGTTACCAAGAAGGACATAGCGGCCAAAGAGGGCAGCTTTGTGAGGGAGGTCATGACGGGAGAAGTCATAACCGTCGGCGAGGACGTTTCGGTTGAGGAAGCCCTTGATACGATGGTTGCCAACAGAATAGCCCGTCTCCCGGTCGTCGATGAGAAAGGCCGCCTCGTGGGAATAATCACGATGAGCGACCTAATGATGAGGAAGAAGTACAGGAACGCGGTAAAAGATGAAAACGGTGACCTCCTGGTTGCCGCGGCGGTGGGGCCCTTCGACATCGAGCGCGCCAAGGCCCTTGACCTGGCCGGAGTGGACGTCATAGTCATAGATACTGCCCACGCCCACAACCTCAAGGCGATAAAAGCTATGAAGGAGATAAGGAAAGCCGTCGATGCCGATCTGATAGTCGGAAACATCGCCAACCCCAGAGCGGTTGACGACCTCACCTTTGCTGACGCGGTCAAGGTAGGAATAGGCCCCGGGAGCATATGCACCACTAGGGTAGTTGCCGGCGTCGGCGTCCCGCAGGTTACGGCAATAGCCCTCGTGGCGGACAGGGCCCAGGAATACGGGCTCCACGTCATAGCCGACGGCGGAATCCGCTACTCCGGCGACATAGTCAAGGCCATCGCCGCTGGAGCTGACGCTGTCATGCTTGGCTCCCTCCTGGCCGGAACGAAGGAGGCACCTGGTAAGGAGGTCGTCATAAACGGAAGGCGCTATAAACAGTACCGTGGCATGGGCTCCCTTGGGGCGATGATGAAAGGCGGAGCGGAGCGCTACTACCAGAAGGGGCACATGAAGACCAGAAAGTTCGTGCCGGAGGGAGTTGAGGGTGTTGTCCCCTACAAGGGGAGCGTGAGCGACGTCCTCTACCAGCTCGTGGGGGGCCTTCGCTCGGGAATGGGGTACGTGGGAGCGGGGAACATCCCGGAGCTCAAGGAGAAGGGCGAGTTCGTGGTCATAACCCAGGCCGGCGTCAAGGAGAGCCATCCGCACGACATCTTCATCACCAACGAGGCTCCCAACTATCC comes from the Thermococcus thioreducens genome and includes:
- the guaB gene encoding IMP dehydrogenase produces the protein MGKFEHKLVNALKGYTFDDVLLIPQPTEVEPKDVDVSTRITPNVKLKIPILSAAMDTVTEWEMAVAMAREGGLGVIHRNMSVGEQAEMVRKVKRAERFIVEDVITIGPDETLDYALFLMERNDIDGLPVVGEDGRIVGIVTKKDIAAKEGSFVREVMTGEVITVGEDVSVEEALDTMVANRIARLPVVDEKGRLVGIITMSDLMMRKKYRNAVKDENGDLLVAAAVGPFDIERAKALDLAGVDVIVIDTAHAHNLKAIKAMKEIRKAVDADLIVGNIANPRAVDDLTFADAVKVGIGPGSICTTRVVAGVGVPQVTAIALVADRAQEYGLHVIADGGIRYSGDIVKAIAAGADAVMLGSLLAGTKEAPGKEVVINGRRYKQYRGMGSLGAMMKGGAERYYQKGHMKTRKFVPEGVEGVVPYKGSVSDVLYQLVGGLRSGMGYVGAGNIPELKEKGEFVVITQAGVKESHPHDIFITNEAPNYPVGK